TCGGCGCGGCGTGAAGCGCTGCCGGCCCGGGGCGCCGCGGCTATCGTTGTGCGCCCGCACGGAGAGGGAGGGCTCGGCATGCGCAGCGCCATCGGTCGTGGGCGGCGTCGGGTTGCAGGACGCCTCGTGGCGGCGCTCGGGGCCGCGTGCGCGGCGCTCGCGCTCGCGAGCGCGCCGGCCCGGGCCGCGCTCCCGCCCGCCGGGGCCTCGGCGGCCGCGCCGGCGGCGACCTTCCCGGAGCTGCTCGGTGCGCTCGGCGTGCCCGACTGCGCCTGCGAGATCGACGTCGCCGAGCTCGTGCGCTACCGCGACCTCGTCGCGCAGGCGCGGAGCGCCGAGGAGGCGCGCCGGCTCGCGATCCGCCCGAGCGGCCTCGCGCGCCGGGCGCTCGGCGCTGCGCGGAGGCTTGCGCCCTGGAGCGGCAGCCTGCGCCGCGCGCACGGGACGCTCGCCGCCTACGAGGCGAGGGTGGCGAAGGCCGCGACCCCCGCCGAGGCCGCCCGCGAGTTCGAAGGCCTGGTCCGGCTCGCGGGCAACGGCGTGACGGTCTCGGGCAACAGCGGCCGCTGCCACTACGACACGGTCGAGATCATCGCGATCGTGCTGGGCTTCCTGCTCTTCATCATCCCCGGGATCATCCTGCTGATCGTGCTCTGCTGACGCGAGCGCCGGCGCACCCGCGGGCCGCCGCGCGGATCGCGCCGCCCGCGCTTCGCCCGGGGATCGCAGCGCTGCGAGGCCCTAGCCGAGCTTGCGGAGCGTCCGCTCCGCCGCGGACGGAGCGAGGTAGAGCTGCCCGCCGAGCGCCTCGATCCCGAGCCGGGCGGCGTGGGCACGCACGCAGGCGAGGGGCGCGCGCAGCGGCAGTTCGCCGCGGCCATGGTCCGCAATCCGCGCCGCGAGCGCGCGCTGCTCGCGCGGGTCGAGCCCGGAGCGCAGCCGCTCGGCGGCGTGCCGGAGCGCGCGGGCGTGGCGCCGGGGTGTCGCCGGCACGCGCAGCGCCGCCGCGAAGCCCGCTTCGTAGCGCGCGCGCAGCGCTGCGCGCCCGAGGGCGGGATCGCCCGCCGCGAGCCGCGCGAGCTCCGCGAGGTGCCGGGGCGAGTGCGCGAGGAGCTGCAGCTCGTGCGCGCCGTGGAAGGCGGCGAGCCCGGCGCGCGACCAGCGGCCGGCAAAGAAGGCCCGCAGGCGGCGCTGGGCGAAGATGCGCTCGAGCCAGTGATCGCGTACGCACGGGTCGGCGAGGCGCCTCTCCTCCTCGACCGGGAGGAGCGGGAGGCCTTCGAGGAGCGCCTCGGCGAAGAGGCCGCGACCGCGCCGAGCCGCGCGGCCCGCGGCGCTCCACACCGCGACCCGCTCCAGCCCGCAGCTCGGCGAGCCCTGCTTCAGCACGTAGCCGCACAGCCCGAGCGCCGCGAGCGCGCGCACGCGCCGGCGCGCCCAGGCACGCATCGGACCGCTCCAATCCCGCCCGTTGCGCTCGCCCACGAGCCGCGGGTGCGCACCCGCGGCGCGGGCACCGCCAGGCGCGCGGGCGCGGGCCCCGCCCGCGCGCCCAACGAGACGGATCGGCTCGCGCGGTACGCCCATGCCGAGCTCGAGCTCCGGGCACACCGGAACCCACTCGACGAAGGGCGCGAGCTCGCCGGCGAGGAAGGCGTCACGCTTGTGGCCGCCGTCCCAGCGCACCCGCTCGCCGAGCAGGCAGCTCGAGACGCCGATCCGCAGCGGCAGGTCGCCGATCCGCAGCGGCGCGCCGGGATCGCGGCGCCGCTCTTCGCTGCTCATGGCCGCTCTATAGCCGAACCGCCATCGCCCGCCCGGCGGCTCGCCTCAGGGACTGTCGAGCAGCGCGAGCGCCCGCCGCCGGGCCCGTTCGAAGCGGTCGCCCGGGCCCGCCTCGGGCGCCCGCTCGCGTACGCCACCGATCGCGAA
The sequence above is drawn from the Deltaproteobacteria bacterium genome and encodes:
- a CDS encoding DUF523 and DUF1722 domain-containing protein, coding for MSSEERRRDPGAPLRIGDLPLRIGVSSCLLGERVRWDGGHKRDAFLAGELAPFVEWVPVCPELELGMGVPREPIRLVGRAGGARARAPGGARAAGAHPRLVGERNGRDWSGPMRAWARRRVRALAALGLCGYVLKQGSPSCGLERVAVWSAAGRAARRGRGLFAEALLEGLPLLPVEEERRLADPCVRDHWLERIFAQRRLRAFFAGRWSRAGLAAFHGAHELQLLAHSPRHLAELARLAAGDPALGRAALRARYEAGFAAALRVPATPRRHARALRHAAERLRSGLDPREQRALAARIADHGRGELPLRAPLACVRAHAARLGIEALGGQLYLAPSAAERTLRKLG